Proteins co-encoded in one Nothobranchius furzeri strain GRZ-AD chromosome 4, NfurGRZ-RIMD1, whole genome shotgun sequence genomic window:
- the sorbs2a gene encoding sorbin and SH3 domain-containing protein 2 isoform X6 yields the protein MCFASNCIFFFFLFWLVTFVCVCVIVCVHVHVCFHFNDHTPGRDFSDSGGHTRKSVALSLTLSTMKRVQSSPNLATGTESHSSDIAHFSPDSWRSRSANDGFKNGDATSSSLAAKGFRSVRPNLQDKRSPTQDASPLPLPPPRRESFHLLSPGTSPPDYSIDLANDMSPGALTLTKNDSAVLKESYTLSSMSSYSYKQTSANAVQQLDPSTAPSDIRNFGTSATANKEKRKVSSLKLTPVTVSDPPAHFNSHSITETTDSPLPQKGLVPSPPSSQSTSLFVHLGKENPKNPASLISNLKMEVKVPDLKQTSTPASPEVEMTKAPPAIPPRPSPAELLGQVISHAMNGSAGNPQRPLSPPSYPSPPALLHTGLLRQSRSSEGSESFTRESVISGHTNIRSTVPIARFSEEEKKVSVIKAPHYEGIGPVDESGIPIAIRTTVDRPKDWYKTMFKQIHKVHKADDDYSDTYSATYAFINSADDHSLSSSITVAHPPPRTHTYRPLSKSPSDNGGQLGTREPSPSPVPPPPPPMASLLQLRARDSDREKDSPDTNEWGPPDRKVDTRKYRAEPKSIFEYEPGKSSILEHERPTYDDVDLENEPWYKFFSELEFGRPPPKKRLDYNPDISTRQRIEASLHVAPADKALERPASAASDYRKRRKSEPSSSQVNAQFQSRAATSPKPVEAYRSSSSLKKPVIRSSPSSPSRAKGGDACNIYLNNMSTPGSYESTSLPPIPFDSDRIHEDANEEGSSSSKQSVFCSNSWPTKSQDAEAWSSAEEVSPSSGKIKSRSCDDLLNDGHSGTGGQNATRSESVGSLMCDGNPSTVSPSTQSLPRPHRRRAHDSPGFLQLYRRMHQIDRAHLIPSDVIRSVRARILELERQPHLHHHRLSPWTPSWGVDVPRDMVPNRISEYERLIQKSKSMPNLGDGEVPSGTTTPGGSSSRASSAGGGTPSFPKRRFSIESLLEEDNGNTRTVPKNMDHIPRSPPEGQPRVGPETARGQSFPAPPVPQCPQANPDYSDSEQDAIASDLSDFIQVEGSSFCSESDFDHCSLTSSESLYGSSTLHHHHLRHHHHHHHHPSHQSLGQNQGYQHRHLISSCKGRCPASYTRFTTMLRHERERARQESKRHSEQNHDSHSQKQASQSQQAMSKLAFLVSPVPFRRKKGSPPTSRKSSGGGGRGSRPKSKQAIYEALDAALRDIYEHIQAERGHRSSRPPDDSILRRILAELLPSVPERSSSLRGRRGCWHEGNSSTSTYPDGSPTGFATYRGEPSTPTFQSPQLQSPVSACYGRLLEASNNNEYGDEQGNGNGLCYSDQDVTRSYSTLDGRHTPQSRRPTPDREKQPARAIYDFKAQTAKELTFKKGDAVNIIRQIDNNWYEGEHRGQVGIFPIAYVEKIPVSEKQQPIRPPPPAHVREIGEAVARFNFNADTNVELSLRKGERVIVLRQVDQNWFEGKIPGTNKQGIFPVSYVDIVKRSPSKSSAHHIDPHGYHENRTPSSTPVKTLYHLPPSFTTRDHAFLQPSPRRLDLQAITNEWLSLTLDPPTSTPTRSLTTTPVPPTPPPLPADLTSFLRAQEQTAVSPTPSHKGLTVSCRAPSRTPPFTERGGLRHTTPVLHLSRTTPPPPPPSPPLPPHNSHSSFTSLMPGASLQHNSGRCLLISEGVHKLEILPQTVPIKSSTQYQELHKSSSPENKSSRVPDIELHVDDPYDNLLSMTVDDSSSAVGGDISKLPSADSPCAELISESQNRWLQKTDQQSHQPEKKHSPDSVHIQQFFRPVTRKPLPAVLGEESISVKKQAADAQRPPSVEGKALTELFIEEEDEDMKDKQESVRVFNERVSPEVKVASLTPLPHSALLKHSTPQPVTSVLPPPSPSASPRSHHNHTTIPVCPPISPRPPSLPQFSTSPLPPMSPCSSRSATSCPVSESPFLSPAPSPLKASSPPLSSPRSPTSAPTVSHPGRRSPKVKQDPVVGGKPPRSPILSRRSYLSPVRGRRRLVQDALHGGGDPYQALYNYVPRNEDELELREGDVVDVMEKCDDGWFVGTSRRSKMFGTFPGNYVKQI from the exons ATGTGCTTTGCTTCtaactgcattttttttttttttttgttctggcTCGTcacgtttgtgtgtgtttgtgtcatcgtttgtgtgcatgtgcatgtgtgcttCCACTTCAATGATCACACACCTGGTCGGGATTTCTCAGATAGTGGAGGACACACTCGCAAAAGCGTGGCCTTGTCCCTCACCCTCTCTACCATGAAGAGGGTACAGAGCTCACCAAATCTAGCCACAG GGACCGAGTCTCACTCGTCAGACATTG CACATTTCTCTCCAGATTCTTGGCGATCTCGCAGTGCAAATGATGGTTTTAAGAATGGAGACGCCACCAGCTCCTCGCTCGCCGCAAAAGGCTTCCGAAGCGTTAGACCCAACCTACAAGACAAAAGGTCACCCACACAG GATGCCAGTCCCTTGCCCCTGCCACCCCCCAGGAGAGAGAGCTTTCACTTGTTGTCCCCTGGCACCAGTCCACCAGACTACAGCATTGATCTAGCTAACGACATGAGTCCCGGAGCCTTAACGTTGACTAAGAATGACAGTGCAGTTCTGAAAGAGTCCTACACCCTTAGCAGCATGTCCTCTTACTCCTACAAACAGACAAGTGCAAATGCAGTCCAACAGCTTGATCCATCCACAGCTCCAAGTGATATTAGAAACTTCGGCACATCTGCCACTGCTAATAAAGAGAAACGTAAAGTTTCTTCCCTTAAACTAACCCCTGTCACTGTCTCGGACCCCCCGGCTCACTTTAACTCTCATTCTATAACTGAGACTACAGATTCCCCTCTCCCACAAAAAGGTCTGGTCCCTTCCCCACCTTCATCACAGAGTACTTCACTTTTTGTTCACTTGGGCAAAGAGAATCCAAAAAATCCTGCTTCGCTGATTTCAAATCTAAAAATGGAAGTCAAGGTCCCAGATCTGAAACAGACCTCAACTCCAGCTTCCCCCGAGGTGGAGATGACGAAAGCTCCTCCAGCAATTCCCCCAAGACCTTCGCCTGCAGAACTGTTG GGTCAGGTCATCTCTCATGCTATGAATGGAAGTGCTGGTAATCCACAGCGGCCCTTGTCTCCCCCATCATATCCGTCTCCCCCGGCCTTGCTTCACACTGGGCTACTGAGGCAGAGCAGAAGCTCCG AGGGCAGTGAGTCCTTCACCAGAGAGTCGGTCATTTCAGGCCACACCAACATCAGGAGCACTGTGCCCATCGCTCGCTtctcagaagaagaaaagaaggtgTCTGTCATTAAAGCGCCACATTATGAAGGCATCGGTCCTGTGGATGAATCTGGAATTCCTATTGCCATTCGCACG ACGGTGGACCGGCCGAAGGATTGGTACAAAACGATGTTCAAACAGATTCACAAAGTTCACAAAGCAG ATGATGACTATTCTGACACATATAGTGCAACATATGCTTTCATAAACAGTG CAGACGACCACAGCCTGTCATCCagcattaccgtggcccacccgccCCCTCGGACACACACGTACAGGCCTCTATCCAAAAGCCCCTCGGACAACGGAGGGCAGCTGGGAACTCGCGAGCCTTCGCCATCCCCAGTGCCCCCACCACCTCCTCCCATGGCTTCCCTCCTCCAGCTCAGAGCCAGAGACAGTGATCGTGAAAAAGATTCACCAGACAC AAATGAATGGGGTCCTCCAGACAGGAAAGTGGACACGCGGAAGTATCGCGCAGAACCCAAAAGTATTTTTGAGTACGAGCCTGGCAAGTCCTCCATTTTGGAGCATGAAAGACCA ACCTATGATGATGTAGATTTAGAGAACGAGCCTTGGTATAAGTTCTTTTCCGAATTGGAGTTTGGGCGGCCG CCTCCTAAAAAACGACTGGATTATAATCCAGACATCTCCACTCGCCAGCGCATTGAG GCATCCCTCCACGTTGCTCCTGCTGACAAGGCTTTAGAGAGACCTGCAAG TGCTGCCAGTGACTACAGGAAAAGAAGGAAGTCTGAGCCGTCAAGTTCCCAAGTGAATGCTCAGTTTCAGAGCAGAGCTGCAACATCCCCTAAACCAGTGGAAGCCTACAGATCGAGCAGCAGCCTAAAGAAACCTGTCATTCGTTCCTCACCATCCTCACCCTCCAGAGCCAAAG GTGGGGACGCATGCAACATTTATTTAAACAATATGTCCACCCCAGGGTCTTACGAGAGTACATCTCTCCCTCCCATCCCTTTTGACTCTGATCGTATCCACGAAGATGCCAATGAGGAAGGCAGCTCTTCCTCGAAGCAATCTGTCTTTTGTTCAAACAGTTGGCCAACAAAAAGCCAGGATGCTGAGGCATGGAGCAGTGCAGAAGAGGTGTCTCCCTCTTCTGGCAAAATCAAGTCACGCAGTTGTGATGACTTACTCAATGATGGGCATTCTGGTACAGGCGGTCAAAACGCCACACGCTCGGAAAGTGTTGGGTCGCTGATGTGTGACGGAAATCCCTCGACAGTTTCGCCGTCCACTCAGTCACTGCCCCGTCCCCATCGGCGACGTGCGCATGATTCTCCAGGTTTTCTCCAGCTTTATCGAAGGATGCACCAGATTGATCGAGCTCATCTGATTCCATCTGACGTCATCCGTTCTGTTCGCGCTCGCATTCTGGAACTAGAGCGTCAGCCTCATCTGCATCACCATCGTCTTTCTCCTTGGACCCCTTCTTGGGGTGTGGACGTGCCAAGGGATATGGTGCCAAATCGCATTTCTGAATATGAGCGTCTTATTCAGAAGTCCAAATCTATGCCTAATCTGGGTGATGGAGAGGTGCCTTCAGGCACCACTACACCAGGTGGCTCATCATCTCGTGCCAGTAGTGCTGGTGGTGGCACACCTAGTTTTCCAAAACGTCGTTTTTCAATAGAATCTTTGCTAGAGGAGGACAATGGCAACACTAGGACTGTACCTAAAAACATGGATCACATACCTCGTAGCCCACCAGAAGGCCAGCCTCGTGTTGGGCCAGAAACTGCACGTGGCCAGTCATTTcctgctcctcctgttcctcaaTGCCCGCAAGCTAATCCGGATTATTCAGACAGTGAACAGGATGCAATCGCATCTGACCTCAGTGATTTCATTCAGGTGGAGGGTTCTTCATTTTGTAGTGAAAGTGATTTTGACCATTGTTCTCTAACGTCATCTGAAAGCCTGTATGGATCTTCCACCCTCCACCATCACCATCttcgtcatcaccaccaccatcatcaccatcctagTCACCAGAGTCTAGGACAGAACCAAGGTTACCAACACCGCCACCTCATCAGCTCCTGCAAAGGTCGCTGCCCGGCCTCGTACACCCGCTTCACTACTATGCTTCGCCATGAGAGGGAACGAGCACGACAAGAAAGCAAGAGACATTCAGAGCAGAACCACGACAGCCATTCTCAAAAGCAGGCCTCGCAATCCCAGCAAGCAATGTCCAAGCTGGCCTTTCTGGTCAGCCCAGTGCCTTTCCGCAGAAAAAAGGGCTCACCACCTACCTCAAGAAAAAGCAGTGGTGGCGGAGGTCGAGGTAGCAGGCCTAAGTCAAAACAGGCCATTTATGAAGCACTAGATGCAGCCTTGAGAGACATTTATGAGCACATTCAAGCAGAGAGAGGCCACAGAAGCTCAAGGCCACCCGACGATAGCATTCTGAGGAGAATCCTGGCTGAACTTCTGCCAAGCGTGCCTGAAAGAAGCTCCTCTTTGCGAGGAAGGAGGGGTTGCTGGCATGAGGGTAATTCCTCTACGTCTACGTACCCTGATGGAAGCCCTACAGGTTTTGCGACATACAGAGGAGAACCATCCACACCAACCTTCCAGTCCCCACAATTACAGTCACCAGTCAGTGCCTGTTACGGACGACTTTTGGAGGCCTCAAACAATAATGAGTATGGAGACGAGCAGGGTAATGGAAACGGTCTCTGTTATTCAG ACCAGGATGTCACGAGGAGTTATTCCACACTAGATGGACGACACACACCTCAGAGCAGAAGGCCGACTCCTGACAGAGAG AAACAGCCTGCAAGAGCAATTTATGATTTTAAGGCACAAACAGCTAA GGAGTTGACTTTTAAAAAGGGTGATGCAGTCAACATCATCAGGCAAATCGATAACAACTGGTATGAAGGAGAGCACAGAGGACAGGTGGGGATTTTCCCCATAGCATATGTGGAG AAGATCCCAGTGTCAGAGAAGCAGCAGCCAATTCgacctcctcctccagctcatGTTCGAGAGATTGGAGAGGCTGTGGCACGCTTTAATTTCAATGCTGACACGAATGTGGAGTTATCACTAAGAAAG GGGGAGAGAGTGATTGTGCTGAGGCAGGTGGATCAGAACTGGTTCGAGGGGAAGAtccccggcacaaacaaacagggCATCTTCCCTGTGTCCTACGTCGACATTGTCAAGCGCTCACCGTCCAAGAGCTCTGCCCACCACATAGATCCTCATGGTTACCATGAAAACAGGACACCGAGCTCCACTCCTGTCAAG ACGCTCTACCACCTGCCCCCATCGTTCACCACTCGTGACCACGCTTTCCTTCAACCCTCTCCAAGAAGGCTTGACCTCCAAGCCATCACCAATGAGTGGCTGTCCCTCACACTGGACCCACCAACCTCCACTCCCACTCGATCTCTCACAACCACCCCCGTGCCTCCCACACCTCCCCCTCTCCCCGCTGACCTCACCTCTTTTCTCAGAGCTCAAGAGCAGACAGCAGTCTCACCCACCCCATCACACAAAGGCTTAACTGTTTCATGTCGGGCACCTTCCAGAACACCACCTTTTACAGAGAGAGGAGGTTTACGTCACACCACTCCTGTCCTTCATTTATCCCGAACGACTCCACCCCCGccgcctccttctcctcctcttcccccACACAACTCTCATTCATCGTTCACCTCTTTAATGCCCGGTGCTTCACTTCAACATAACAGTGGCAGGTGTTTACTTATCTCCGAAGGTGTTCATAAGCTGGAAATATTGCCTCAGACAGTTCCCATAAAGTCATCCACACAATATCAAGAGCTGCACAAATCATCTTCCCCTGAAAACAAAAGCAGCAGAGTGCCTGACATCGAGCTGCATGTAGACGACCCTTATGACAACCTGCTGTCTATGACTGTGGATGATTCCAGCTCTGCAGTTGGTGGTGACATTTCAAAATTGCCATCAGCTGACTCCCCATGTGCCGAACTGATTAGTGAATCTCAGAACAGATGGTTACAGAAAACAGACCAACAATCCCATCAGCCAGAGAAGAAACACTCACCTGACAGCGTTCACATACAGCAGTTCTTCAGGCCCGTCACTAGGAAGCCGCTACCTGCTGTGCTGGGTGAGGAGTCGATATCTGTGAAAAAACAAGCAGCTGATGCTCAGAGGCCACCGTCAGTAGAAGGAAAGGCACTCACGGAGTTATTCATTGAGGAAGAGGATGAAGACATGAAGGACAAACAGGAGAGTGTTAGAGTTTTCAATGAGAGAGTCAGTCCAGAG GTCAAAGTTGCCTCTCTGACTCCGTTACCTCACTCTGCTCTTCTCAAACACTCCACGCCACAACCAGTGACTTCCGTACTCCCTCCCCCTTCTCCGTCCGCTTCACCCCGATCACATCATAACCACACCACCATCCCTG